The Syngnathus typhle isolate RoL2023-S1 ecotype Sweden linkage group LG16, RoL_Styp_1.0, whole genome shotgun sequence genome includes a region encoding these proteins:
- the ppp2r5eb gene encoding protein phosphatase 2, regulatory subunit B', epsilon isoform X1, with product MVVHGEGAAPPPHSRAMSSAATTPPSVDKVDGFSRKSVRKAKQKRSQSSSQFRSQGKPIELTPLPLLKDVPAPEQPELFLKKLQQCCTVFDFMDTLSDLKMKEYKRSTLNELVDYVTVSRGYLTEQAYPEVVKMVSNNIFRTLPPSDSNEFDPEEDEPTLEASWPHLQLVYEFFIRFLESQEFQPSIAKKYIDQKFVLQLLELFDSEDPRERDYLKTVLHRIYGKFLGLRAFIRKQINNIFLRFVYETEHFNGVAELLEILGSIINGFALPLKAEHKQFLVKVLIPLHTVRSLSLFHAQLAYCIVQFLEKDPTLTEPVIRGLLKFWPKTCSQKEVMFLGELEEILDVIEPTQFVKIQEPLFKQISRCVSSPHFQVCLAPCATFALELTEVPVCAQVAERALYYWNNEYIMSLIEENSNVILPIMFASLYRISKEHWNPAIVALVYNVLKAFMEMNSTLFDELTATYKSDRQREKKKEKEREELWKKLEDLELKRGLRSDGIIPT from the exons ATGGTAGTGCACGGGGAGGGCGCCGCCCCTCCGCCGCACAG CAGGGCGATGTCCTCGGCAGCCACCACGCCTCCATCGGTGGACAAAGTGGATGGCTTTTCCCGCAAGTCTGTCAGGAAGGCCAAGCAGAAGCGCTCGCAGAGCTCGTCCCAGTTTCGCTCCCAGGGCAAACCCATTGAGCTCACGCCGTTGCCGCTGCTCAAGG ACGTGCCGGCGCCGGAGCAGCCAGAGCTGTTCTTGAAGAAGCTGCAGCAGTGCTGTACCGTCTTTGACTTCATGGACACGCTGTCGGACCTGAAGATGAAGGAGTACAAGCGTTCCACGCTCAACGAGCTGGTGGACTATGTCACCGTCAGCCGCGGCTACCTGACCGAGCAGGCCTACCCCGAAGTGGTGAAAATG GTGTCTAACAATATATTCCGGACCCTCCCGCCCAGCGACAGTAACGAGTTTGACCCCGAAGAGGACGAGCCCACGCTGGAGGCGTCCTGGCCTCACTTacag CTGGTCTACGAATTCTTCATCCGCTTCTTGGAGAGCCAGGAGTTCCAGCCCAGCATTGCCAAAAAGTATATAGACCAGAAGTTTGTCCTGCAG CTCCTGGAGCTGTTTGACAGTGAGGACCCTCGGGAGCGAGACTACCTGAAGACGGTTCTGCATAGAATCTACGGCAAATTCCTGGGACTGAGGGCTTTTATACGAAAACAGATCAATAATATTTTTCTACG TTTTGTTTATGAGACGGAGCATTTCAACGGGGTGGCAGAGTTGCTGGAGATCCTGGGCAG TATAATCAATGGCTTTGCTCTGCCGCTGAAGGCGGAGCATAAACAGTTCCTGGTCAAAGTGTTGATCCCGCTCCACACGGTCCGCAGTCTGTCGCTCTTCCACGCGCAG TTGGCGTATTGCATTGTACAGTTCCTAGAGAAAGACCCCACATTAACAGAACCT GTCATCCGAGGATTGCTCAAGTTCTGGCCCAAGACTTGCAGTCAAAAAGAG GTGATGTTTCTGGGCGAGCTGGAGGAGATCCTGGATGTGATTGAGCCCACCCAGTTTGTCAAGATCCAGGAGCCGCTCTTCAAACAGATTTCCAGATGCGTGTCCAGCCCGCACTTCCAGGTCTGCCTTGCCCCGTGCGCCACCTTTGCGCTCGAGCTGACTGAGGTGCCGGTTTGTGCGCAGGTGGCGGAGCGAGCGCTCTACTACTGGAACAACGAGTACATCATGAGCCTGATTGAAGAGAACTCCAACGTCATTCTGCCCATCATGTTTGCCAGCCTCTACCGCATCTCCAAAGAACACTGGAACCC GGCTATCGTGGCACTGGTGTACAACGTACTGAAGGCCTTCATGGAGATGAACAGTACTTTATTCGACGAACTCACCGCCACCTACAAGTCAGACCGCCAGCG ggagaagaaaaaggagaaggagCGCGAGGAGCTTTGGAAGAAGTTGGAGGACTTGGAGCTCAAGCGAGGCCTACGGAGCGATGGCATCATCCCCACTTAA
- the ppp2r5eb gene encoding protein phosphatase 2, regulatory subunit B', epsilon isoform X5, which produces MVVHGEGAAPPPHSRAMSSAATTPPSVDKVDGFSRKSVRKAKQKRSQSSSQFRSQGKPIELTPLPLLKDVPAPEQPELFLKKLQQCCTVFDFMDTLSDLKMKEYKRSTLNELVDYVTVSRGYLTEQAYPEVVKMVSNNIFRTLPPSDSNEFDPEEDEPTLEASWPHLQLVYEFFIRFLESQEFQPSIAKKYIDQKFVLQLLELFDSEDPRERDYLKTVLHRIYGKFLGLRAFIRKQINNIFLRFVYETEHFNGVAELLEILGSIINGFALPLKAEHKQFLVKVLIPLHTVRSLSLFHAQLAYCIVQFLEKDPTLTEPVIRGLLKFWPKTCSQKEVMFLGELEEILDVIEPTQFVKIQEPLFKQISRCVSSPHFQVAERALYYWNNEYIMSLIEENSNVILPIMFASLYRISKEHWNPAIVALVYNVLKAFMEMNSTLFDELTATYKSDRQREKKKEKEREELWKKLEDLELKRGLRSDGIIPT; this is translated from the exons ATGGTAGTGCACGGGGAGGGCGCCGCCCCTCCGCCGCACAG CAGGGCGATGTCCTCGGCAGCCACCACGCCTCCATCGGTGGACAAAGTGGATGGCTTTTCCCGCAAGTCTGTCAGGAAGGCCAAGCAGAAGCGCTCGCAGAGCTCGTCCCAGTTTCGCTCCCAGGGCAAACCCATTGAGCTCACGCCGTTGCCGCTGCTCAAGG ACGTGCCGGCGCCGGAGCAGCCAGAGCTGTTCTTGAAGAAGCTGCAGCAGTGCTGTACCGTCTTTGACTTCATGGACACGCTGTCGGACCTGAAGATGAAGGAGTACAAGCGTTCCACGCTCAACGAGCTGGTGGACTATGTCACCGTCAGCCGCGGCTACCTGACCGAGCAGGCCTACCCCGAAGTGGTGAAAATG GTGTCTAACAATATATTCCGGACCCTCCCGCCCAGCGACAGTAACGAGTTTGACCCCGAAGAGGACGAGCCCACGCTGGAGGCGTCCTGGCCTCACTTacag CTGGTCTACGAATTCTTCATCCGCTTCTTGGAGAGCCAGGAGTTCCAGCCCAGCATTGCCAAAAAGTATATAGACCAGAAGTTTGTCCTGCAG CTCCTGGAGCTGTTTGACAGTGAGGACCCTCGGGAGCGAGACTACCTGAAGACGGTTCTGCATAGAATCTACGGCAAATTCCTGGGACTGAGGGCTTTTATACGAAAACAGATCAATAATATTTTTCTACG TTTTGTTTATGAGACGGAGCATTTCAACGGGGTGGCAGAGTTGCTGGAGATCCTGGGCAG TATAATCAATGGCTTTGCTCTGCCGCTGAAGGCGGAGCATAAACAGTTCCTGGTCAAAGTGTTGATCCCGCTCCACACGGTCCGCAGTCTGTCGCTCTTCCACGCGCAG TTGGCGTATTGCATTGTACAGTTCCTAGAGAAAGACCCCACATTAACAGAACCT GTCATCCGAGGATTGCTCAAGTTCTGGCCCAAGACTTGCAGTCAAAAAGAG GTGATGTTTCTGGGCGAGCTGGAGGAGATCCTGGATGTGATTGAGCCCACCCAGTTTGTCAAGATCCAGGAGCCGCTCTTCAAACAGATTTCCAGATGCGTGTCCAGCCCGCACTTCCAG GTGGCGGAGCGAGCGCTCTACTACTGGAACAACGAGTACATCATGAGCCTGATTGAAGAGAACTCCAACGTCATTCTGCCCATCATGTTTGCCAGCCTCTACCGCATCTCCAAAGAACACTGGAACCC GGCTATCGTGGCACTGGTGTACAACGTACTGAAGGCCTTCATGGAGATGAACAGTACTTTATTCGACGAACTCACCGCCACCTACAAGTCAGACCGCCAGCG ggagaagaaaaaggagaaggagCGCGAGGAGCTTTGGAAGAAGTTGGAGGACTTGGAGCTCAAGCGAGGCCTACGGAGCGATGGCATCATCCCCACTTAA
- the ppp2r5eb gene encoding protein phosphatase 2, regulatory subunit B', epsilon isoform X2, with translation MMGDRPNPPSRAMSSAATTPPSVDKVDGFSRKSVRKAKQKRSQSSSQFRSQGKPIELTPLPLLKDVPAPEQPELFLKKLQQCCTVFDFMDTLSDLKMKEYKRSTLNELVDYVTVSRGYLTEQAYPEVVKMVSNNIFRTLPPSDSNEFDPEEDEPTLEASWPHLQLVYEFFIRFLESQEFQPSIAKKYIDQKFVLQLLELFDSEDPRERDYLKTVLHRIYGKFLGLRAFIRKQINNIFLRFVYETEHFNGVAELLEILGSIINGFALPLKAEHKQFLVKVLIPLHTVRSLSLFHAQLAYCIVQFLEKDPTLTEPVIRGLLKFWPKTCSQKEVMFLGELEEILDVIEPTQFVKIQEPLFKQISRCVSSPHFQVCLAPCATFALELTEVPVCAQVAERALYYWNNEYIMSLIEENSNVILPIMFASLYRISKEHWNPAIVALVYNVLKAFMEMNSTLFDELTATYKSDRQREKKKEKEREELWKKLEDLELKRGLRSDGIIPT, from the exons CAGGGCGATGTCCTCGGCAGCCACCACGCCTCCATCGGTGGACAAAGTGGATGGCTTTTCCCGCAAGTCTGTCAGGAAGGCCAAGCAGAAGCGCTCGCAGAGCTCGTCCCAGTTTCGCTCCCAGGGCAAACCCATTGAGCTCACGCCGTTGCCGCTGCTCAAGG ACGTGCCGGCGCCGGAGCAGCCAGAGCTGTTCTTGAAGAAGCTGCAGCAGTGCTGTACCGTCTTTGACTTCATGGACACGCTGTCGGACCTGAAGATGAAGGAGTACAAGCGTTCCACGCTCAACGAGCTGGTGGACTATGTCACCGTCAGCCGCGGCTACCTGACCGAGCAGGCCTACCCCGAAGTGGTGAAAATG GTGTCTAACAATATATTCCGGACCCTCCCGCCCAGCGACAGTAACGAGTTTGACCCCGAAGAGGACGAGCCCACGCTGGAGGCGTCCTGGCCTCACTTacag CTGGTCTACGAATTCTTCATCCGCTTCTTGGAGAGCCAGGAGTTCCAGCCCAGCATTGCCAAAAAGTATATAGACCAGAAGTTTGTCCTGCAG CTCCTGGAGCTGTTTGACAGTGAGGACCCTCGGGAGCGAGACTACCTGAAGACGGTTCTGCATAGAATCTACGGCAAATTCCTGGGACTGAGGGCTTTTATACGAAAACAGATCAATAATATTTTTCTACG TTTTGTTTATGAGACGGAGCATTTCAACGGGGTGGCAGAGTTGCTGGAGATCCTGGGCAG TATAATCAATGGCTTTGCTCTGCCGCTGAAGGCGGAGCATAAACAGTTCCTGGTCAAAGTGTTGATCCCGCTCCACACGGTCCGCAGTCTGTCGCTCTTCCACGCGCAG TTGGCGTATTGCATTGTACAGTTCCTAGAGAAAGACCCCACATTAACAGAACCT GTCATCCGAGGATTGCTCAAGTTCTGGCCCAAGACTTGCAGTCAAAAAGAG GTGATGTTTCTGGGCGAGCTGGAGGAGATCCTGGATGTGATTGAGCCCACCCAGTTTGTCAAGATCCAGGAGCCGCTCTTCAAACAGATTTCCAGATGCGTGTCCAGCCCGCACTTCCAGGTCTGCCTTGCCCCGTGCGCCACCTTTGCGCTCGAGCTGACTGAGGTGCCGGTTTGTGCGCAGGTGGCGGAGCGAGCGCTCTACTACTGGAACAACGAGTACATCATGAGCCTGATTGAAGAGAACTCCAACGTCATTCTGCCCATCATGTTTGCCAGCCTCTACCGCATCTCCAAAGAACACTGGAACCC GGCTATCGTGGCACTGGTGTACAACGTACTGAAGGCCTTCATGGAGATGAACAGTACTTTATTCGACGAACTCACCGCCACCTACAAGTCAGACCGCCAGCG ggagaagaaaaaggagaaggagCGCGAGGAGCTTTGGAAGAAGTTGGAGGACTTGGAGCTCAAGCGAGGCCTACGGAGCGATGGCATCATCCCCACTTAA
- the ppp2r5eb gene encoding protein phosphatase 2, regulatory subunit B', epsilon isoform X6 — MMGDRPNPPSRAMSSAATTPPSVDKVDGFSRKSVRKAKQKRSQSSSQFRSQGKPIELTPLPLLKDVPAPEQPELFLKKLQQCCTVFDFMDTLSDLKMKEYKRSTLNELVDYVTVSRGYLTEQAYPEVVKMVSNNIFRTLPPSDSNEFDPEEDEPTLEASWPHLQLVYEFFIRFLESQEFQPSIAKKYIDQKFVLQLLELFDSEDPRERDYLKTVLHRIYGKFLGLRAFIRKQINNIFLRFVYETEHFNGVAELLEILGSIINGFALPLKAEHKQFLVKVLIPLHTVRSLSLFHAQLAYCIVQFLEKDPTLTEPVIRGLLKFWPKTCSQKEVMFLGELEEILDVIEPTQFVKIQEPLFKQISRCVSSPHFQVAERALYYWNNEYIMSLIEENSNVILPIMFASLYRISKEHWNPAIVALVYNVLKAFMEMNSTLFDELTATYKSDRQREKKKEKEREELWKKLEDLELKRGLRSDGIIPT, encoded by the exons CAGGGCGATGTCCTCGGCAGCCACCACGCCTCCATCGGTGGACAAAGTGGATGGCTTTTCCCGCAAGTCTGTCAGGAAGGCCAAGCAGAAGCGCTCGCAGAGCTCGTCCCAGTTTCGCTCCCAGGGCAAACCCATTGAGCTCACGCCGTTGCCGCTGCTCAAGG ACGTGCCGGCGCCGGAGCAGCCAGAGCTGTTCTTGAAGAAGCTGCAGCAGTGCTGTACCGTCTTTGACTTCATGGACACGCTGTCGGACCTGAAGATGAAGGAGTACAAGCGTTCCACGCTCAACGAGCTGGTGGACTATGTCACCGTCAGCCGCGGCTACCTGACCGAGCAGGCCTACCCCGAAGTGGTGAAAATG GTGTCTAACAATATATTCCGGACCCTCCCGCCCAGCGACAGTAACGAGTTTGACCCCGAAGAGGACGAGCCCACGCTGGAGGCGTCCTGGCCTCACTTacag CTGGTCTACGAATTCTTCATCCGCTTCTTGGAGAGCCAGGAGTTCCAGCCCAGCATTGCCAAAAAGTATATAGACCAGAAGTTTGTCCTGCAG CTCCTGGAGCTGTTTGACAGTGAGGACCCTCGGGAGCGAGACTACCTGAAGACGGTTCTGCATAGAATCTACGGCAAATTCCTGGGACTGAGGGCTTTTATACGAAAACAGATCAATAATATTTTTCTACG TTTTGTTTATGAGACGGAGCATTTCAACGGGGTGGCAGAGTTGCTGGAGATCCTGGGCAG TATAATCAATGGCTTTGCTCTGCCGCTGAAGGCGGAGCATAAACAGTTCCTGGTCAAAGTGTTGATCCCGCTCCACACGGTCCGCAGTCTGTCGCTCTTCCACGCGCAG TTGGCGTATTGCATTGTACAGTTCCTAGAGAAAGACCCCACATTAACAGAACCT GTCATCCGAGGATTGCTCAAGTTCTGGCCCAAGACTTGCAGTCAAAAAGAG GTGATGTTTCTGGGCGAGCTGGAGGAGATCCTGGATGTGATTGAGCCCACCCAGTTTGTCAAGATCCAGGAGCCGCTCTTCAAACAGATTTCCAGATGCGTGTCCAGCCCGCACTTCCAG GTGGCGGAGCGAGCGCTCTACTACTGGAACAACGAGTACATCATGAGCCTGATTGAAGAGAACTCCAACGTCATTCTGCCCATCATGTTTGCCAGCCTCTACCGCATCTCCAAAGAACACTGGAACCC GGCTATCGTGGCACTGGTGTACAACGTACTGAAGGCCTTCATGGAGATGAACAGTACTTTATTCGACGAACTCACCGCCACCTACAAGTCAGACCGCCAGCG ggagaagaaaaaggagaaggagCGCGAGGAGCTTTGGAAGAAGTTGGAGGACTTGGAGCTCAAGCGAGGCCTACGGAGCGATGGCATCATCCCCACTTAA
- the ppp2r5eb gene encoding protein phosphatase 2, regulatory subunit B', epsilon isoform X3, with product MMGDRPNPPRAMSSAATTPPSVDKVDGFSRKSVRKAKQKRSQSSSQFRSQGKPIELTPLPLLKDVPAPEQPELFLKKLQQCCTVFDFMDTLSDLKMKEYKRSTLNELVDYVTVSRGYLTEQAYPEVVKMVSNNIFRTLPPSDSNEFDPEEDEPTLEASWPHLQLVYEFFIRFLESQEFQPSIAKKYIDQKFVLQLLELFDSEDPRERDYLKTVLHRIYGKFLGLRAFIRKQINNIFLRFVYETEHFNGVAELLEILGSIINGFALPLKAEHKQFLVKVLIPLHTVRSLSLFHAQLAYCIVQFLEKDPTLTEPVIRGLLKFWPKTCSQKEVMFLGELEEILDVIEPTQFVKIQEPLFKQISRCVSSPHFQVCLAPCATFALELTEVPVCAQVAERALYYWNNEYIMSLIEENSNVILPIMFASLYRISKEHWNPAIVALVYNVLKAFMEMNSTLFDELTATYKSDRQREKKKEKEREELWKKLEDLELKRGLRSDGIIPT from the exons GGCGATGTCCTCGGCAGCCACCACGCCTCCATCGGTGGACAAAGTGGATGGCTTTTCCCGCAAGTCTGTCAGGAAGGCCAAGCAGAAGCGCTCGCAGAGCTCGTCCCAGTTTCGCTCCCAGGGCAAACCCATTGAGCTCACGCCGTTGCCGCTGCTCAAGG ACGTGCCGGCGCCGGAGCAGCCAGAGCTGTTCTTGAAGAAGCTGCAGCAGTGCTGTACCGTCTTTGACTTCATGGACACGCTGTCGGACCTGAAGATGAAGGAGTACAAGCGTTCCACGCTCAACGAGCTGGTGGACTATGTCACCGTCAGCCGCGGCTACCTGACCGAGCAGGCCTACCCCGAAGTGGTGAAAATG GTGTCTAACAATATATTCCGGACCCTCCCGCCCAGCGACAGTAACGAGTTTGACCCCGAAGAGGACGAGCCCACGCTGGAGGCGTCCTGGCCTCACTTacag CTGGTCTACGAATTCTTCATCCGCTTCTTGGAGAGCCAGGAGTTCCAGCCCAGCATTGCCAAAAAGTATATAGACCAGAAGTTTGTCCTGCAG CTCCTGGAGCTGTTTGACAGTGAGGACCCTCGGGAGCGAGACTACCTGAAGACGGTTCTGCATAGAATCTACGGCAAATTCCTGGGACTGAGGGCTTTTATACGAAAACAGATCAATAATATTTTTCTACG TTTTGTTTATGAGACGGAGCATTTCAACGGGGTGGCAGAGTTGCTGGAGATCCTGGGCAG TATAATCAATGGCTTTGCTCTGCCGCTGAAGGCGGAGCATAAACAGTTCCTGGTCAAAGTGTTGATCCCGCTCCACACGGTCCGCAGTCTGTCGCTCTTCCACGCGCAG TTGGCGTATTGCATTGTACAGTTCCTAGAGAAAGACCCCACATTAACAGAACCT GTCATCCGAGGATTGCTCAAGTTCTGGCCCAAGACTTGCAGTCAAAAAGAG GTGATGTTTCTGGGCGAGCTGGAGGAGATCCTGGATGTGATTGAGCCCACCCAGTTTGTCAAGATCCAGGAGCCGCTCTTCAAACAGATTTCCAGATGCGTGTCCAGCCCGCACTTCCAGGTCTGCCTTGCCCCGTGCGCCACCTTTGCGCTCGAGCTGACTGAGGTGCCGGTTTGTGCGCAGGTGGCGGAGCGAGCGCTCTACTACTGGAACAACGAGTACATCATGAGCCTGATTGAAGAGAACTCCAACGTCATTCTGCCCATCATGTTTGCCAGCCTCTACCGCATCTCCAAAGAACACTGGAACCC GGCTATCGTGGCACTGGTGTACAACGTACTGAAGGCCTTCATGGAGATGAACAGTACTTTATTCGACGAACTCACCGCCACCTACAAGTCAGACCGCCAGCG ggagaagaaaaaggagaaggagCGCGAGGAGCTTTGGAAGAAGTTGGAGGACTTGGAGCTCAAGCGAGGCCTACGGAGCGATGGCATCATCCCCACTTAA
- the ppp2r5eb gene encoding protein phosphatase 2, regulatory subunit B', epsilon isoform X4 — MSSAATTPPSVDKVDGFSRKSVRKAKQKRSQSSSQFRSQGKPIELTPLPLLKDVPAPEQPELFLKKLQQCCTVFDFMDTLSDLKMKEYKRSTLNELVDYVTVSRGYLTEQAYPEVVKMVSNNIFRTLPPSDSNEFDPEEDEPTLEASWPHLQLVYEFFIRFLESQEFQPSIAKKYIDQKFVLQLLELFDSEDPRERDYLKTVLHRIYGKFLGLRAFIRKQINNIFLRFVYETEHFNGVAELLEILGSIINGFALPLKAEHKQFLVKVLIPLHTVRSLSLFHAQLAYCIVQFLEKDPTLTEPVIRGLLKFWPKTCSQKEVMFLGELEEILDVIEPTQFVKIQEPLFKQISRCVSSPHFQVCLAPCATFALELTEVPVCAQVAERALYYWNNEYIMSLIEENSNVILPIMFASLYRISKEHWNPAIVALVYNVLKAFMEMNSTLFDELTATYKSDRQREKKKEKEREELWKKLEDLELKRGLRSDGIIPT; from the exons ATGTCCTCGGCAGCCACCACGCCTCCATCGGTGGACAAAGTGGATGGCTTTTCCCGCAAGTCTGTCAGGAAGGCCAAGCAGAAGCGCTCGCAGAGCTCGTCCCAGTTTCGCTCCCAGGGCAAACCCATTGAGCTCACGCCGTTGCCGCTGCTCAAGG ACGTGCCGGCGCCGGAGCAGCCAGAGCTGTTCTTGAAGAAGCTGCAGCAGTGCTGTACCGTCTTTGACTTCATGGACACGCTGTCGGACCTGAAGATGAAGGAGTACAAGCGTTCCACGCTCAACGAGCTGGTGGACTATGTCACCGTCAGCCGCGGCTACCTGACCGAGCAGGCCTACCCCGAAGTGGTGAAAATG GTGTCTAACAATATATTCCGGACCCTCCCGCCCAGCGACAGTAACGAGTTTGACCCCGAAGAGGACGAGCCCACGCTGGAGGCGTCCTGGCCTCACTTacag CTGGTCTACGAATTCTTCATCCGCTTCTTGGAGAGCCAGGAGTTCCAGCCCAGCATTGCCAAAAAGTATATAGACCAGAAGTTTGTCCTGCAG CTCCTGGAGCTGTTTGACAGTGAGGACCCTCGGGAGCGAGACTACCTGAAGACGGTTCTGCATAGAATCTACGGCAAATTCCTGGGACTGAGGGCTTTTATACGAAAACAGATCAATAATATTTTTCTACG TTTTGTTTATGAGACGGAGCATTTCAACGGGGTGGCAGAGTTGCTGGAGATCCTGGGCAG TATAATCAATGGCTTTGCTCTGCCGCTGAAGGCGGAGCATAAACAGTTCCTGGTCAAAGTGTTGATCCCGCTCCACACGGTCCGCAGTCTGTCGCTCTTCCACGCGCAG TTGGCGTATTGCATTGTACAGTTCCTAGAGAAAGACCCCACATTAACAGAACCT GTCATCCGAGGATTGCTCAAGTTCTGGCCCAAGACTTGCAGTCAAAAAGAG GTGATGTTTCTGGGCGAGCTGGAGGAGATCCTGGATGTGATTGAGCCCACCCAGTTTGTCAAGATCCAGGAGCCGCTCTTCAAACAGATTTCCAGATGCGTGTCCAGCCCGCACTTCCAGGTCTGCCTTGCCCCGTGCGCCACCTTTGCGCTCGAGCTGACTGAGGTGCCGGTTTGTGCGCAGGTGGCGGAGCGAGCGCTCTACTACTGGAACAACGAGTACATCATGAGCCTGATTGAAGAGAACTCCAACGTCATTCTGCCCATCATGTTTGCCAGCCTCTACCGCATCTCCAAAGAACACTGGAACCC GGCTATCGTGGCACTGGTGTACAACGTACTGAAGGCCTTCATGGAGATGAACAGTACTTTATTCGACGAACTCACCGCCACCTACAAGTCAGACCGCCAGCG ggagaagaaaaaggagaaggagCGCGAGGAGCTTTGGAAGAAGTTGGAGGACTTGGAGCTCAAGCGAGGCCTACGGAGCGATGGCATCATCCCCACTTAA
- the ppp2r5eb gene encoding protein phosphatase 2, regulatory subunit B', epsilon isoform X7 — translation MDTLSDLKMKEYKRSTLNELVDYVTVSRGYLTEQAYPEVVKMVSNNIFRTLPPSDSNEFDPEEDEPTLEASWPHLQLVYEFFIRFLESQEFQPSIAKKYIDQKFVLQLLELFDSEDPRERDYLKTVLHRIYGKFLGLRAFIRKQINNIFLRFVYETEHFNGVAELLEILGSIINGFALPLKAEHKQFLVKVLIPLHTVRSLSLFHAQLAYCIVQFLEKDPTLTEPVIRGLLKFWPKTCSQKEVMFLGELEEILDVIEPTQFVKIQEPLFKQISRCVSSPHFQVAERALYYWNNEYIMSLIEENSNVILPIMFASLYRISKEHWNPAIVALVYNVLKAFMEMNSTLFDELTATYKSDRQREKKKEKEREELWKKLEDLELKRGLRSDGIIPT, via the exons ATGGACACGCTGTCGGACCTGAAGATGAAGGAGTACAAGCGTTCCACGCTCAACGAGCTGGTGGACTATGTCACCGTCAGCCGCGGCTACCTGACCGAGCAGGCCTACCCCGAAGTGGTGAAAATG GTGTCTAACAATATATTCCGGACCCTCCCGCCCAGCGACAGTAACGAGTTTGACCCCGAAGAGGACGAGCCCACGCTGGAGGCGTCCTGGCCTCACTTacag CTGGTCTACGAATTCTTCATCCGCTTCTTGGAGAGCCAGGAGTTCCAGCCCAGCATTGCCAAAAAGTATATAGACCAGAAGTTTGTCCTGCAG CTCCTGGAGCTGTTTGACAGTGAGGACCCTCGGGAGCGAGACTACCTGAAGACGGTTCTGCATAGAATCTACGGCAAATTCCTGGGACTGAGGGCTTTTATACGAAAACAGATCAATAATATTTTTCTACG TTTTGTTTATGAGACGGAGCATTTCAACGGGGTGGCAGAGTTGCTGGAGATCCTGGGCAG TATAATCAATGGCTTTGCTCTGCCGCTGAAGGCGGAGCATAAACAGTTCCTGGTCAAAGTGTTGATCCCGCTCCACACGGTCCGCAGTCTGTCGCTCTTCCACGCGCAG TTGGCGTATTGCATTGTACAGTTCCTAGAGAAAGACCCCACATTAACAGAACCT GTCATCCGAGGATTGCTCAAGTTCTGGCCCAAGACTTGCAGTCAAAAAGAG GTGATGTTTCTGGGCGAGCTGGAGGAGATCCTGGATGTGATTGAGCCCACCCAGTTTGTCAAGATCCAGGAGCCGCTCTTCAAACAGATTTCCAGATGCGTGTCCAGCCCGCACTTCCAG GTGGCGGAGCGAGCGCTCTACTACTGGAACAACGAGTACATCATGAGCCTGATTGAAGAGAACTCCAACGTCATTCTGCCCATCATGTTTGCCAGCCTCTACCGCATCTCCAAAGAACACTGGAACCC GGCTATCGTGGCACTGGTGTACAACGTACTGAAGGCCTTCATGGAGATGAACAGTACTTTATTCGACGAACTCACCGCCACCTACAAGTCAGACCGCCAGCG ggagaagaaaaaggagaaggagCGCGAGGAGCTTTGGAAGAAGTTGGAGGACTTGGAGCTCAAGCGAGGCCTACGGAGCGATGGCATCATCCCCACTTAA